The Nostoc cf. commune SO-36 genomic sequence CTCATCGATTCCCCCTAACCGCCCTTTTTAAGGGGGGAACCCGGAGTCAAAGTCCCCTTTTTGAAGGGGAGCCAGTGCGGTCTTGGGGGTTTCCCCCATGAGCAACTGGCGTGGATTTAGGGGGATCTAAAAGTTTTGTTACCGAGAAAAGGACTTTTCAAACATCCTCTTAAGAGGGCTAAATTCTTTCCAGGCTTGGATTTTAGTCCATATTGAATAGACTTTGGCTATGAGAAAGGAAATTCGAGTTGCAGGCAAAGGTGGGTGTTAATTAAGAATGCTGCAAGATATCAAAGCAATTTACTATTCTGTGTATTACTACACGAGTGCTAATAATTTTTACTGAATCTAAAAAGAATTTATCATTCCCAATGGTTCAGATTGGCTTGTCAACGAGTCTCTAATACTCATTAATGAGGTTCGGAACTCCGTTAATGAGTCTTTGATACTCGTGGACGAGTCTTTGATACTCGTGGACGAGTTTTTGATACTCGTGAATGAGTCTTTGATACTCGCCGATGAGTCTTTGATACTCGTGGATGAGTCTTTGATACTCGTGGACGAGCCTTTGATACTCGCGGATGAGTCTTTGATACTCGTGGATGAGTCTTTGATACTCGTGGATGAGTCTTTGATGGTTCTTTTACTTCTTTAGCGGTTTTTTACGCGACTTCACCAGCCTGAAAAATCTGTTCAGCAGTTAAATTTAACTCTGGAAACGCTAGCGAGTGAATGCGGTCATTTCCCCTAAATTGCCTAACTTGATATTCACCTTCAATTAATTGGTAAATTGAGATAGTTGGTTGTTTTGGATTGCCAATAAAGCGCCTACCACCTAAACCTAAATAGTCTACAATCCAGTATTCAGATATTCCGACCTCTTCATATTTACCTGCTTTGGTAAAATAGTCATCTCGCCAGTTGGTACTTACCACCTCAATTACTAAAGGAATTGATGCCGCTTGGCTTACAGTAGATTCTTTTTTCCACAGAGGTTCATTTACTAAATTAGAGTTATTCAATAACAGTACATCTGGTGAGTAAGCTGCTTCGCTTTGAGTCGGTTTAATAAAGCTGTTTTGGGGATGAAATAAGGTAGTTTTAAACGTTTGTATTCTGTAACTATTTCCCCAACTAAAAATCCAACAATCTGTTCATGTTCACCTGTGGGAGGAGCCATTTCTACAATTACTCCATCATGAAGTTCATAGCGTCGTTGTGAGTTTTCTGGATACCAAGCGATAAATTCATCAAATGTTACTACTTTGCGTAAGGTTTGAGTCATACTTTCCTCTTGCTTTAAAGTAAGATAAAAATTTAAACCTTAGCCACATAAATTACGCGACTTCTCCAGCCCAAAAAATCTGTTCAGCAGTTAAATTCAAATCTGGGAAAGCTAGCGACTGAATGCGGTCATTTCCTCTAAATTGCCTAACTTGATACTCGCCTTCAATTAGGTAATAAATCGAGATAGTTGGTTGTTTAGGATTGCCAATAAAGCGCCTACCACCTAAACCTAGATAGTCTACAATCCAATATTCAGGAATGCCCAAAGACTCGTAATCTTGTAGCTTCAAAGCATAATCATCACTCCAGTTGGTTGAAACAACTTCTACAACCAACTTGACGGAACTACCCAGCGTAATGATAGATTCTTTTTTCCAACGAGGTTCATCCCTAACAGCTTGTCTATCAAGAACGATGACATCTGGTTCA encodes the following:
- a CDS encoding Uma2 family endonuclease; this translates as MTQVLTKQVTFDEFIAWYPDSDRHYELHDGVIVEMPKPRGKHSEIAGFINGSLFIEINRLSIPKECVIKSINTDSGYEPDVIVLDRQAVRDEPRWKKESIITLGSSVKLVVEVVSTNWSDDYALKLQDYESLGIPEYWIVDYLGLGGRRFIGNPKQPTISIYYLIEGEYQVRQFRGNDRIQSLAFPDLNLTAEQIFWAGEVA